A genome region from Mesorhizobium sp. WSM2240 includes the following:
- a CDS encoding HAD-IA family hydrolase: MSFKRFKVLTFDVVGTLIDFETGILDAFRSIGGPTAAELTDDHIFTPYLAGREKFPGRSSQVMHDVYLHVAHELGLTATEGAADAFQATVLQWPAFEDSLDALDRLRRRFRLVAMTNADRVAFTAYAHTLGQPFHDSVTVDEAQFPKPDPRFFSYNLGRQSAFSFKQNEILHVAQSQYHDIGVARSLGYSVCWIQRRMGQEGFGGSPHPGEVTKPDFHFATLRDLADAVERE, from the coding sequence ATGTCCTTCAAGCGCTTCAAGGTCCTGACATTCGACGTGGTCGGAACGCTCATCGATTTCGAGACAGGAATTCTCGATGCTTTTCGATCCATAGGCGGGCCGACGGCCGCGGAACTCACCGACGATCACATCTTTACGCCCTACCTGGCAGGCAGGGAGAAGTTCCCCGGCCGCTCCAGCCAGGTCATGCACGATGTCTATCTGCATGTCGCGCATGAACTCGGTCTCACCGCGACTGAAGGGGCTGCCGACGCGTTTCAGGCCACCGTTCTGCAGTGGCCCGCATTCGAAGACTCCCTCGACGCACTCGACCGGCTGCGCAGGCGCTTCCGCCTTGTCGCCATGACCAATGCCGATCGGGTGGCCTTCACGGCTTACGCGCATACGCTCGGCCAGCCATTCCACGATTCGGTCACGGTCGACGAGGCGCAGTTCCCGAAACCGGATCCGCGCTTCTTCTCCTATAATCTCGGTCGCCAATCCGCTTTCAGTTTCAAGCAGAACGAGATCCTGCATGTGGCGCAGAGCCAGTATCACGATATCGGCGTGGCGCGGTCGCTCGGCTATTCCGTCTGCTGGATCCAGCGCCGCATGGGCCAGGAAGGTTTTGGGGGATCGCCGCACCCAGGCGAAGTGACCAAGCCGGATTTCCATTTCGCCACGCTTCG